The genomic segment CCTTTGCCTCCTCCGTCGACCCCATCTGCGGCATGATCCTTCCCCTGGTGAGGCTGCTGCGCAAGGGCCTCCAGGAGGACGAGGCCCACGCCCTGGAAAAGGACTTCCAGGCGCTGCACTGCAAGATGGAGGACATCTCGGCCAAGAACCGGCAGTGCCTGCAGCAGATCCGGATCGACGAGGTCAACGAAACCTGCGGCAAGTACGAGGAGGTCATCAAGCACCAGTACAAGGCCTTCGGCGACATGGTGACCCGGGTGAAGAAGAACCCGGACGCCGCCGACCACCACATGAGCACCTTCAAGGGGATCTACAAGCAGGACAAGGACGAACAGAGCCTGGCCGTCTACTACCGTGGTGTGATGGGGAAGGGCTCCGTGTTCGGCCGGCCCCTCCTACTGGTGTACTTGGAGCACTGCGGACACGACCGCACCGTGATGGAGCACCGCTGCTCCCACCTGCGCCTCCTCTTCCACATGGGCCTCATCGCGCTCATGGCCTACACGGCGCTGATtgaggacgacgaggaggagatgGTCCAGAAGTGGAaaaagaggatggaggagatcCAGAGCAAGATGGAGGAGGTTCTGAGTCAATGCAAGGAGGCGAGCCCGCCCTAGGTTCTGGGAGGGGAGgacggaggggagatgggagattggtggtgggaggttgggagggtgggagggaggaggggtggtggagggaaaCAATATTGTCCATCTCAATATGGAAGCACTTCAGGTGGGGTGGGGTCACTTTACTCCCTGAATCCACTCTCGACCAATCCAAAGATATTGAATCATGCCGGGAATATTTTAGAGATTTATTTGTTTAGTCAGGATGCCTGCCATATATTCTAATGTTTTTGCTATCTTGGTTGACACATCGATGCTGTGTGGGATATTTTGTTTAAATGGAGACTTTTGCATTAGCTGCCTAAATAAACGCTGCTGTTATGCgtcaaatgtttctttttaaagtttTTTACTTTTACGCTTTGATATTCTTTAATCATTGCGGGAGATGGGAGGTTTAAAAACTCTGAACGGCACAC from the Gadus morhua chromosome 22, gadMor3.0, whole genome shotgun sequence genome contains:
- the LOC115536243 gene encoding protein rapunzel codes for the protein MADIQKTAVKVLICVEKVTSFASSVDPICGMILPLVRLLRKGLQEDEAHALEKDFQALHCKMEDISAKNRQCLQQIRIDEVNETCGKYEEVIKHQYKAFGDMVTRVKKNPDAADHHMSTFKGIYKQDKDEQSLAVYYRGVMGKGSVFGRPLLLVYLEHCGHDRTVMEHRCSHLRLLFHMGLIALMAYTALIEDDEEEMVQKWKKRMEEIQSKMEEVLSQCKEASPP